The genomic segment CAGATAAATTATTAGGTGCTGGTGGCGTCAAAGTGTTGGCAAGTGGTGGGGAAGATGGCACTGTTCGCCTCTGGTCCCTTAGCTCTAGTGGAAAACGTGGCCAACAAGCTTTAAAGGCTACACTTTATGGGCATCAGAAACCTGTTTCATTGATGTCAGTTGCAGGGTATGAATCTGTTTCTTCAAGAATACTTGGTCTTTTTATCCCTTGTTCAATTAAGAAAGAACTTTATCGAAGTCTGAGCTTTATAGTCTTTACATTTGATTATATTTTCTTTAGTTATAATCAATAGTTGATTTTGCCTATCATTTTCCAGGCACAAACCTTCCCTTTTGGTGACTATGTCAAGGGATTCTAAGGTATCTTGTTCGGCTTTCTTCTTGAGCATTCACTTCTTAACACCACCCGAGTTTTACTTTCATGTTTGTACTCGTATATTTCTCAACAGTTGGGGTTCACAGGTGAGAGTTTGGGATACGAATACATCATCAGCTGTTCGTTCTTCTTGTTGCGTGGGAATGACTTCCTTGCCGGGTGCACCTGTGGACATGAAATGCAATGAGGCATTGCTCTACATTGCAGCTGGTTCCTCTGTTGTGGTAGTTGATTTGAGGACAATGCGAAAGGTTAACACTGTAGCAATATGCCAACCAAAACTTTACTCCTTTGCAATTATGCGCTCCAAATCTTTAATTTGTACCGGTGGATTTGGCAAGTAAGACCTTTTTCCTTGTTATGAATCCTTTCCTTTAATTTTCCGTTTGTCATGGTATGATTGTTTGGTAGGTAAAGAAAGTATGAATGAGATTGTTTTTACACTTTATCGAGATAATGCCTAGCCGACATTTTAGGTAAAGGATTTTGCATGTTGGCATTGTGAGATCCATTTTGAAAAGGAAAATGGAGGTAAATGTTCCGTGGAAGTCCTTATACTAggagttagattacattttgtctcctctattcaaaaaatgggtaaattagttccTATaagttaaatcaaagagcaaactagtcattttgttaaaaatttcatctagttttattattaaaaactggtCATTGTACGTTAGCATGATGTACACGTGGCACGTCACATGTCACTGTTTGGTTATTTCAACAGCCACATTAGTTTTAAACAGTTCtaatggatgaattttttttaatagaaagaactAATTTGCTCTTTAGTTTAACGTACAGGGTTTAATGAACTAATTTGCTCTCTAGTTTAATGTACAGggtttaatttgttcattttttgagTAACTACTGGGGCTTCAATGGTATTTTTACCGCAAAATGGATGGTTATGTTGACTTCTATTCATGctaaataggttttttttttcctgatttttgttttccatttgttGAAAGCCGATTTTAATTTGAACTTAAGGTTGTTTTATCTCCGGTTTTGAAACTAATACTCGAAATTCTACACTGGATTCACAGAGCATTGCTTTGGGATATCAGGAGAAGCCAAGAGGCATCAAAACCAAAAGCGGTTACAGAGTTGGATGGTCATATGGGTTCAGTGTCACTATTACATATGGATCCTTATAAAATAGGTACTGGAGGGCTGGGAGATAACTTTGTTAATGCTTGGGAGATTGACACTGGCAAACAAACAAACTCTTTGCTTTGTAATCGTCCAGAGCTTGGAAATACCAATATCGGATGTTCGGCCATGGCTGTGAATGCATGCAGAATCGCTACTGCTAGTTATGGTGAAAGTCAGGGACTTGTCAGTTTCCGGGATTTCTCCGGTGCAGTTCGTCCGACTTCTTCAAAATGCAATGATGACGAAGAAGAAGCGGATGTTTGGAAATTTTGGGGTACACAAACATATAGTGATTCAGACGGCTCTAATGAATGATTGCCTTGCATCTCTCTTCTTTAAACATAACATTGGTTTATGCAGATGATTATAAGGTTAACAGTGAGATGCTTTATTGGGGCATATGTCTATGtagttttatgaaattaaaaagaaactcGAGGCATTTCTTTGTTGATTTGCTCTAATGGACACTTTTTATTAATATTCTAAATCAAATAGAAATTTGagctttaaaattaaataagtcAACCAATGGTTAAATTCTTGTAGTTTTGAAATTTGTGATTAATATTTACCTTTTAATGCTTAATGAAAGcgctcaaaaaaattaaataaatgaacaagttaaatgaaatgaaaattgaattactcaaattagttagtttaaatttaattaagttcatgtaatTATTAAAATTGTACTTCAATAACATAATATTTGGGTTCTTTTAGGAGTGTAATAAggtaaatatttgatatttaagtaaaaaacttAATTTCCAAAATGTCAAATGacagtttttaaaaataaataatatatattataaaaaaagtaaGTACACGAGTTAATcaaacattatttaaaaaaaaaaaggaaaatcaaacataaaagtatttaagcccaattcagtaacttaaaaatattctgtCACTTATtgcaaatctaaaaactatgtatCTCAGTGTCTCggttaaatctaaaaaaaaaaaaaaagcccctTTTTAATTGGgtaaatacattaaattattagtaagtttacattttatttatttaacttcaaaaactaaaaaattgttactaaactatttaaaagtttacACTTTGATTATGTTGGCAGTAACTTTTATAACTTTAGAGTTTTGGTTagtttaatatcattttataaatttttgaagtTGAGTAACCAAAATGTAAACCTACTAATAGTTCAGTGACCTTGAGTGTAGTTTaccttttttaataaaagattGACTATTAATATAATGGCATTTTCATCTTTTACTATATGaaatatctatactattaatttAAGCATCTAACTAAGTTGGTCTCCCGAGTCAACCGAGCACCAACTCGATttgaaaaattatagaaatatcctttcgtaattataataaattatattattcaatgatattttagtttttttttaattacaaaacaataaaaatacacATAGTGGGATTTGAAGGCATGCCAATTGCATTAGTAAAATCTCAAATTTACAAATCATACCTTTTATTACTTATTGCATGTTATTTTCAAATACACTTCTATGTTCTAAATAAGTAATTTCCACACGTATTCGTGtgtaataaaatgatttaaataaaacaagCGTAAATGCAATGTTTAAGGaccttaaataaaatataagcagaaattatttactattttacttataatttaattattaactaattttatataaatataatgttAATATTATATGATGTATGAGTTTTTATGGGGCACCTAAGGAGAATTTTCAAGAGGAATCGTGGAATTTATTGAGACAATTGAATGATTAACCGAATGTTCCTTGGATAATAATAGGAGATTCAATGAGATTGTATACTCGACTAAAAAAAAGGGTGGCTTGCCCTGTCGGGAAAGATAGATGAGGAGTTTCCGGGCGGTGTTGGAGGGCTGCTCTATGTCGAATTTGGGTTATCTGGGTCAGTGGTTCACGTGGGAGAGGGGGCATTTCAAAGGAAGTAATATTTGAGAGCGGATTGATAGAGTTGTAGCAAATGATGAATGGAGGGTAAGGTTTCCGAATTATAGTCTAGACCCACTACACCAAagcaggcttttagcggcgtttttcgcgGCGTTTGGAtacaaaacgc from the Gossypium hirsutum isolate 1008001.06 chromosome D09, Gossypium_hirsutum_v2.1, whole genome shotgun sequence genome contains:
- the LOC107892773 gene encoding WD repeat-containing protein 38 isoform X2 — protein: MMKTDSFLGGGSLVRMSDHNARITCMRLFPLNETSLVRSEIQREENVLVTSSCDHSIRLWWKGACHRCFRGHNGAVSTLSDKLLGAGGVKVLASGGEDGTVRLWSLSSSGKRGQQALKATLYGHQKPVSLMSVAGHKPSLLVTMSRDSKVRVWDTNTSSAVRSSCCVGMTSLPGAPVDMKCNEALLYIAAGSSVVVVDLRTMRKVNTVAICQPKLYSFAIMRSKSLICTGGFGKALLWDIRRSQEASKPKAVTELDGHMGSVSLLHMDPYKIGTGGLGDNFVNAWEIDTGKQTNSLLCNRPELGNTNIGCSAMAVNACRIATASYGESQGLVSFRDFSGAVRPTSSKCNDDEEEADVWKFWGTQTYSDSDGSNE
- the LOC107892773 gene encoding uncharacterized WD repeat-containing protein alr2800 isoform X1; translation: MTSKFLKKIAYSDSIWLHRFSLRWPLEMLSSSSSGVRQAYLDWRTALHQFKFADPFVLDLYTEARHFDHILLDKNDIIFSQGSIIRMMKTDSFLGGGSLVRMSDHNARITCMRLFPLNETSLVRSEIQREENVLVTSSCDHSIRLWWKGACHRCFRGHNGAVSTLSDKLLGAGGVKVLASGGEDGTVRLWSLSSSGKRGQQALKATLYGHQKPVSLMSVAGHKPSLLVTMSRDSKVRVWDTNTSSAVRSSCCVGMTSLPGAPVDMKCNEALLYIAAGSSVVVVDLRTMRKVNTVAICQPKLYSFAIMRSKSLICTGGFGKALLWDIRRSQEASKPKAVTELDGHMGSVSLLHMDPYKIGTGGLGDNFVNAWEIDTGKQTNSLLCNRPELGNTNIGCSAMAVNACRIATASYGESQGLVSFRDFSGAVRPTSSKCNDDEEEADVWKFWGTQTYSDSDGSNE